The following nucleotide sequence is from Apium graveolens cultivar Ventura chromosome 4, ASM990537v1, whole genome shotgun sequence.
CTTCAACTGCGTCATTATTTTATGTATCATTAATCTCAGCTGACAACTTCTTAATAGGACAGTTGAAATTTTTTTCAACAGGATCTTCAATATAAAACACCTGCTACACTTGTGTTGCCAAGACAAAGAGATCATTTTTTTGACAAACTCGGTTAAAATTAACTCGAGTAAAACCAAATGAATCCTTGTCATCTTTATACCATGCACACCTAACCAAAACAACACGAAAGGCTCCCCAGTAGTCAATTTCTAATATTTCTTGAATTGATCCATAGTAACTAACTTCCCCAACTAATGGATTTGTGTCTTTTAAACTTGCGAAACTAGTAGTTAGAGCTGTCAAGAAGACACCACTATTTTGTGTGGTGCACTTGCGATCTCTTTGCTCTGTATGAAACCTATATCCATTGACTACGTACCCGCTATACCGCTTAGCCTGTTGTCTTGGACCCTTTGCTAAGGAAGGTACTTCCCTTGAAACATTAATTTTTTTGCTAATTTTAGACCTGAACCACTCACATACTATATCAGTATGTGTTTTTTCAGTTTTATACCGTTTGGACTTCGCAATATTCTCCAAGTTGGAGTCCAATAACTTATGATGTTTCCTGGAATTATAAACAGAAATGGTATATTAGTtttttaatcatattttattttatttacttaagAAGTGTTCTGTCAAGTATTTTATTTAGGGGATTTACTCAATTAGGTCTTCCACTTCCTTATCATCATAGTTAAGTACGCGGGCATACTTCTTTAATACACCGAGGTATCGTTCAATGAAGTACATCCATATTTGCTGGACTAGTCCACCATATTGAATTTCCTTGCACAAATGTACCGGTAGGTGGACTATAATGTCAAAGAAGGGATTTGTAAATACGTTCTCAAGTTGACAAAGTATTTCAATAATCTCCTCTTGCAACCTTTTTATTTCATCCAACTCAATGATTGTAGAACAGAAGCATCTAAAAAATTCACCTAGTCTGATCAGGGGTACTGTAACCTCGGGCTTTAACGATGCTTTGACAACAAATTATAACATGTATTGCATAATTACATGTGCATCATGACTCTTATATCCTGTCACTTTCCTATCTTGCACGCATTTGCTAATATTGGAAGCAAAACCGTAGGGGAATTTTGCATTTTCAAGAACGGAACaaaatatttccttttctttGTTCGTCATGTCAAACTTTGCCGCCCTAAATTCAAGATGTTTTCCATCAGCAGAGGGCATAGGATGAAGCGCCTTCCTAataccttgatcttgcaaatctAACCTAGCTGCTAGATGGTCCTCCGTCTTACCACCAATGTTTAACAAGGTGCCTAAAACACTATCGCATATGTTCTTTTCAATATGCATAACATCAAGGTTATGCCAAGTTAAGTTGTCCTTCCAATATGGTAagttaaaaatattgattttttattCCAAGGGTTGATATCGTAACTAACTTTTCTTTTTTTACCCACCCCACCAAAAGAATTCTCGTAACCATCGAGAATTTCGGCAACTTGTCTCCCAGTTAACATAGGAGCACTTGTTCCAGTCTCTACTTCACCATTAAATCTTCTTTTGTCAaatctccacttgtgatttgggtCTAAGAATTTCCGAAGGTTCATATAGCACGATTTCTTTCTATGCTTCAAATACATCGACGATGTTTCATAATGGCAAACTAGACACGCAAGCTTCCCTTTTGTGCTCCACCCCGACATTATTGCATATCCCGGAAAGTCAGAAATTGTCCGAAGAACACTTGCTCGTAATGTAAATTTCTGATTAGTTGCAGCATCATAAGTTTCCACCCCTGTTTTGCATAGCTCTTTCAACTCCTCAATCAGAAGTTGCATGTAGACATCAGTATTGTTCCCCAGATTATTTGGACCAGGAATAATTGTTGAGAGAATCAAGTTCTCTGGTTTCATGTTCAGCCATGGCGGAAGGTTGTAGTTCACGACTATAATTGGCCATGTGCTGTGTGTGGCACTCATCTTGCGAAACGGATTGAACCCATCTGTAGTTATACCCAATCTGACATTGCGAGGTTCTGATGAAAACTCGGGATATTTGGCGTCCATGGTCTTCCAGGCTTCACCATCAGCCGGATGTCATAACTTCCCATATTTCTTTCATTGAACTGCATGCCACACCATTTTTTTAGCAAAATCTTTGCACATATACAGTCGTTGTAGCCTTGGGATGAGCGGAAAAAATCTCATTACTTTGGCAGGAATTCTACTACTGTTAACGTCCAATTCTTGTTCCTGGCCTTGCTCCACACCTTTCCACCTAGAAACACCACATGTTTTGCAACAAACTCTATCTTTATTATCACCCCAATACAAGATGCAATAATTCGGACATGCATCTATCTTCTTGTAGTCAAGACCGAGATCTTTGATGATATTTTTAGCTAAATTAAAAGTGGAAGGCACGTTAATATCGGGGACAACATCTTTTAACAACTGTAGTATCCCTCCAAATGCAACCTCAGTCACTCCATTTAAGCACTTCCAATGGTAAAGCCTAACTAAAAAACTTAATCGCGAGAAATTCTTACAACCGGGGTACAGGGGTTGCCTTTCTTCATCAACAAGTCGATAAAATATTTGTGCATCATCAGTTGGTCCTACGTCGCTGTATGTAACATCTAACATGTCATCTAGATTATCTCCAAACCTAGTATTATGTTCAAATTTTACATTTTAGGTTTTGTCTGCCAACAAACTAACATCGTAAATTGATTGAATAAACGACGGAGAAGGTCCAATCCAGATGAGGTGACTCTCAACATCACTACCACCCCACCATAACCGATTTTCACACTTACGACAAGGGCACTTGATTTCGTCTCCTCTGCCGAAATTAGCCATCGCTTTCTTCACATACAATTTCACTCTATCCATATAACCTTTGGTATACTTGGGAAGATTCAACGAAGTATTACCTTTCTCTGTCATGACTACCAACTGTACGTAAAATATGAATACAGTCAGCCACAATAATTACCTATGTATAGTCTACTATACAACCCTGCGTCTAAGATAGCCAAGGCCTGTGTGCATTTACCTAGATGCTCGACTAGCACAACAGACCTAAACAGAGAATCATGCCTAATTTACATATCGAAGCGACATTAAAATTACGGTAGTCCTCTGGACCAACAGAATCAGACTACATATGGGGCACCTAGCTAATAACTAATAAACAATGCATATATGTTATCTCAGTTGCAGGGCAGTCATACTTATACTTATATATTGCATATCATAAACACTCGAAACAGTCATACTAATTAAAGTCCTACCCTCGCTAACATTCACCTAAAATATAACAAATATTATCACAAATATTTTCATGTTCTTACTAAACAGAGTTTCCTAGGGAAATTTAGGAAATATGAATATGAATACATAAGCTAAAGTACTCCAAATAGTGGCAATTTATAAAACTAACACGGGCACAAAAGAAAGTTATGGATTTGCGAAAAACCAATCTCAAAAACACATTATTTCTAGCATAAATCACAACCAAAAACAGAAATAAATCACAAAAAATAACAAATAAACAAAAAATAACAACCAAAAAATTACAAATCACAAAGAAACAAATCACATGCAATAAAAAATAAATCACATGCAgagagaaaacataaaaaaatatataaacacATTCATAAatagagagaaaagagagaaatatACCTGTAGAAGACTTGTTCGAAATCCCTAATCCAATACCGGACTCAAGACCCAAACCCGAAGACCCGATTGAAAGCCCAATTCCAAGCAACccaaaccctaattttgaaactCTGATTGAAACTTCGATTGATTCAAATCCCTAATTTTGGTGAGTGTTTGAGTTTTGAGTGAGAGGTGAGTGAGAGGGTGGGTGAGTGAGTTTGTGTTGAGGGTGAGTGAgtgagtgtaacacccccaaatccggggtcggggatccgggttgtcacgagttccatttcccttaataacacccaatcttaataaacaatcaactactctgtactgtgaccccacaataaacacacacacaccacaagttatagtctcagagatgaatatccaaaaataacacgagtcattttaatccaaaattatatgccattacaccttaaaagggtttctgaataaatttacatttctttgccattattacaattgataaagatacataagtctggtacatcaaaagttgaaagcctagcctattggtagttcctacctcagctacagcgacatcaacgcctatagaaaaccgcggaacgtttcctatccgctcgcgaattgggagcttggtcctgttcatcttgtctatctgatgttgtgtgatgaaagaagaaagcaagggtgaacaacaagcccaccgaaataatatgtataataattaacaatatatgagcattctcatagtactcatgaaagtcttggtcaagaagaaatgaaccaagctgatatcttaatgcgaccaagtcgcaaaatattcagtatatatatacatatacttttcacaatctttgaaatcctttgacatgtataatatacacagagttccagtttataactgtataaaaaaatatcgttgcaaggtgatctcatatatctaaccttgtctcaaagtttttctgaatatctttgacatgcacaagataatcatttactagatataagtttaaaagatgaagttacaagatacttcaatatacttatatcttttctgaatactacttgaactaccaccgttcaatgtataaatagttcatcccatagattaagctacgagacaaaacttgtatagaatcaacctttaaaatatcatcaaaataaaatgaagttacgagatacttaatttgatgcaaacatcattttgaaaacttgaccctgccaacagtcaacaatcgcccaaccgtagcctttctatcgaggTGCTCTgtgtagtgttgcagaaatatccaattggatgatgaactcattacgggagtttaccgtgccaggaagaccacttacgatgatcagtcgtagtagtgcaaccccaccattttctacatgtagaggagaacctgtcggatttacttgtcaaccgaacactggactcctaaggaatgtaccgtcttgcggaacttccaggctatttgggccaatataataaggttgggccggtgccactcgaccacttacgccactcctagttcagatgaaatccatgactctgaaacgtaaagctcgtccccactttccccaagtagaaacttgttgatacggctccaccaagaagtcgtatctagttggaaaggaaaactcaccgatatttcccaggcgatgcctgttaatggattaacttgttccaagaattttacttcccgagtattgggtaagtaatcaaaaactcttttatcaaaatagcaacctcgttgcggatataaaacacaccacagagccggatccctcaggttttgagtgaatatttaaatcccctttgaaaggaagatcttaaatataaaatgagttttggactccgctctaacttttaaaatcatttggaagactcgcaaaacatttttaggaatgtttggagtgatgctgatttactaaaataaatcagtcccgatatattaggaaatatctaaatattattatttaaataatatcctcataaagaataatctttataaaaataattgaagtagaagttttaaaatttatacttgcaatgaatattaaataaccaaagatatacttatacgaaagtactatctttatttgaataatcaaaagtgagtttgattatcgacacattattccttaataaaattaagaataataattagtaaataatcggagtcataagtcctcgaatgaatatttaaaataatattcaataattaaaatatacggggtcataagccctcgaatgaatattcaaaataatatacattaataaaataaacggggtcgtaagccctcgaatgaatatttaaaataatattcattaataaaataaagttatcgaataaaccttatttgattcatagttttaaaaactattcatatatatatatattttactcggaagcctcgactcccggttttagaaaaagttcacctttgggtcccctatactaagggtatatgcaaattaccgcttatctctagcataggtattataaactgaatcaacagatatatgtgtcaagaatacgaaacaggcatgcatatataccatatcacatgctacaatatatcgcaagaatttgctaattaaccatcatgcatctatcgcaagataatgcatatacaaatgtatacatcacaacaacaatataacgggtagaaaacttgcctgagtgctcccggatagacttaagcttagagtgggtccgataacctatgaacaacaacataagtcggaattaaaccccggtcgcttaagaaactagactttaaccatttagagtcctaacgttcgctttcgcgcttaacgattcacttaagtcgctcgagtaccctcagctccaccatttttaataaattaaccattaagggttttaaggagattctttcgcgagtaccttaccaactgcctaatccactttaaataaatgtttcataccccaattagtcatttaaggtccttaaccaaggtttcaaagtaaggcgaggggtaatggttcggtcgcaaaatgccgttacttaaaacggtcgtttctcctgaaccgtacatcggattcaagcgtaccacatatcaaaacgaagctcgtaacatgaactatctaaaaatgtcAATGGTCAAAaccatatcaatccaactaccaatcaataacaactcaagatacacatcaatgctactgatttcagtcataataagctcaaggatctcaatccaatcatatattataacacctctaaattcaactaaactacttaacaattaagctcgaatcatgcttatcattcaaattactactcatccatccaaaccatctccaaacttcaacattcaaacttattactaaagggtgtgaatatttatacctttcttggagggtggaaagttactaggaagcctcaaagaaccttgatctatccttatataaccttgatcttgcaaatgaaatcaagaaacacaaagttaaaatttgaaaatactattcaccctaatctttggtgaattaattagctatgaatccatttgaatcaagagcttaaaatcatacccaagctaagttatgaaatgtagaatccataaaacaaaccatggaatttatgcttgagtggagcttggactttggatttttcttccttgctttttccttgaaagccgagagcaaagatgaagaaaatgaaatagctttgtgttttttttggtgaaaatgaattgttggttgacttggttggttgcttttgatttgttttattttattaccttttaccatggtaacttttgtgtggttctaaatcaaccaacaacacactttgctttggtcatgcttatgtcaccatgtgatgtcatcctcccacctttgtcctcttcttattggtttgatgacatcatccttactaacctctttgattagcttctaattacttggctaatgatcgctgctctgttatacggttcgcttaactttcgttttcgtttatcatttgagggatcatacccgggatcttattacttgggtctccttaacctttctcaatacattatattccttttatgatccttccttgaatttaaatcctttatatcctgttaccttatacccaattctttcgatatctcgtggattttcgggaaaaatcaaaatgttccaatttggattctgacgatctttacatacacttatatatcatatagagtaccaataaaatctcagaatatccataaaagaacccctacatagtgttgcatgaaaagttttcttattcagcataatcagcaaaaagcactattcataagggtttcaaaaattccaaaatttggggttattacagtctcccctccttaaaatgattccgtcccggaatcagatagaaaatgaatagggatactttcttagcattgcactttctaactctcaagtaaattttcctacattgtggttcttccatcaaactctgaatagtttaataacccttctcctaagcacttgttcctttttcaatctataacccttcctggttgctccatataggttacgtccgGTTGCATGTCTAAGCGCTCATATACTCCTATTTATCTAGCAtccaaattacacttccttaacattggtacgtgaaacacgttatgacttgctacatgttcgggggtagggctagctcatatgctaacttcccaatacgtcttaatatatccaagggtccaataatttgtggacttagctttcatttctttccgaacctcatcaatcctttccaagggaatacctataacaacactaggtccccaatttcatactctttgtcctttcgagtcaaatcagcttacctcttatgtccatcct
It contains:
- the LOC141718712 gene encoding uncharacterized protein LOC141718712: MDAKYPEFSSEPRNVRLGITTDGFNPFRKMSATHSTWPIIVVNYNLPPWLNMKPENLILSTIIPGPNNLGNNTDVYMQLLIEELKELCKTGVETYDAATNQKFTLRASVLRTISDFPGYAIMSGWSTKGKLACLVCHYETSSMYLKHRKKSCYMNLRKFLDPNHKWRFDKRRFNGEVETGTSAPMLTGRQVAEILDGYENSFGGVGKKRKNICDSVLGTLLNIGGKTEDHLAARLDLQDQGIRKALHPMPSADGKHLEFRAAKFDMTNKEKEIFCSVLENAKFPYGFASNISKCVQDRKVTGYKSHDAHEIQYGGLVQQIWMYFIERYLGVLKKYARVLNYDDKEVEDLIEKHHKLLDSNLENIAKSKRYKTEKTHTDIVCEWFRSKISKKINVSREVPSLAKGPRQQAKRYSGYVVNGYRFHTEQRDRKCTTQNSGVFLTALTTSFASLKDTNPLVGEVSYYGSIQEILEIDYWGAFRVVLVRCAWYKDDKDSFGFTRVNFNRDGHRQCESSIAPQWRIHEDQLNYKEIGGLYVNRRGWTLVTDDQGVTEVTRDKSDVSFYIDNKVD